From Camelina sativa cultivar DH55 chromosome 5, Cs, whole genome shotgun sequence:
GGCTATGGATATAGGACTAGATGGATCGAGGTGGATGGTGTTGAAAATGAAAGTGGTGAGAGTGTGAGTGGTTTTGAAACCTTTGGCGTGAAGCCGTTTGCAGAATTGGCGAATCGGGGTGATGTGTCCTTGGCTTGGGAATGGCACAGCTAATACATGTCCTctcatcttctccatctctctctctctctgtcgcTCTCAATCTTTTGCTTTGTGCAGAACGTTTTCTAAAGAGatattggaaatatatattattgataggTTGGGTGGTTCTTGTCAGAGAAGACAACAGAGGCAAGAAAGGAGAATGTGATAATGGTCCAACAAAGGTGACAAGTGAAACGCTTATAtcagaaaattttataattacttttgttATCTTTGGGAAGATCGAGGAGAGTACAGACACACATGGAAATGCAAAtagaaagtaagaaaaaagaagattctCCACGGTTCTATAGTTAGAATAAAATCtcctcaaaatatttatttatagtagcAAATATGTAATAAGATTTTGtaccaaaaaacaaacttaaaaataaaaagaaaagaataaaatttataaggAAAATGGAAATACCAAAGTAAGAAGTATATACACTgtagattttttctttctataggAGATGAAATACAGATATACACAAGTGAAGAAGTGAGAAGATTCTCTTATGGTTCTAGCTAGAGTTAGAAATTGGAAAAACGTATTATTTATCATAGGAGCAAGCAAATAATATGTGTATACATATTAAAATACTGTACTTAGTCGATGCCAAAATGTAgtgtataatttttataaatacatattaGTTGAAAGTATAGTGGTCCAAATGTCAACTGATGTATATGTTAAACCTAACAaagccaaaatatataaatagtttatgCATTTGGTAAACATAATATAACAAGGTCATAAAGGGTTCAGAACTAATTAAGTATTCTTATTTGCATGCAAGTATAAATATATCACGTTTTGATATGAATCAAATATTCGAAAAATGGGACatttctataatatatatacatccaaaGTTTGGTTGTTCGATTTGAAAAGCAAATTAATATCCAAAGTTGTTTATGGAATTAATGGAGAAGGTGGTCAGGTCAATTTGGCGGAACTGAAGCAGAGATCCCAACCGTTGACTCATGGAGGGACCAGTTGGGCTAATTCAACAGAAGGACAAACTTTCTACAACAACTTCTCTTCggtaacaaaaagaaaaacagagtaattaaGGCATGAACAAAAGCAAGGCATGGTTAAGGAAGTTGTGTGTGTCAGAACGGCTAGGTAGTTGAACTGGTTAAGAGAATCATAGCATCTCATGGAGGAGAAAAAGAATGAAGATAAAATTTTTGGCAGCTGCTGGAAAATTAAAGGTGTTTGCTGCAGTCTGTGCACTTTTAAGAGATTGTACCAACGAGCAGGTGGACTGTTGTTGTCATAATTATAAGCTTAAAAGGAACAAGAGAGCTTCGTATTTGTTTGCTTTGTCCTTATATAATAGAATATGGAACTACACATTCCTACAAACTTGGAAGCATAAATATATTGGGAAATTTAAGCAGACTGAGCATGGATTCCTACATTCTCGGAAACCATACAATGAACACACAACAGAAGCAGAATCAACTTAAACGATCATACTGAAAGAAAGACTGGCCCAACGAAATGTTATAGAAGAGGTCTTTGCTTTCATGTGATAACTTTATTTCTCTCAACCTTTGATACAAATGTGTCAATGTTGATATCTGTAGAGCCTCCTTCATTGAGTGACTTGACAGCCAAGTCTCTCCATTTCTTCACGTTCCTTTTCATCTCTACACTCCTCTCTCCTTCCATCGCTTCCTTAATGCTAAACTCAATCTCCTCTCTTTTGGCAATCCCACTCAGCTTGTCTGTCTTCACACGAACTCCAGCCTTCCACACATCTTGTATGTACTTTGCGTTCATTGGCTGATCAGTCCATTGAGGCATTGTCACCATGGGAACCCCAAAGGTCAATGCTTCCATGGTTGAGTTCCAGCCGCAGTGAGTCAAGAAACAACCGATGGCTTTGTGTGACAGAACTTGAAGCTGAGGACTCCATTTTAAGACCAAGCTTGTGTCTTTGTTCACTGTCTCAAGAAACCCTGATGGGAGCTTTGCTTCCTCTGAAGATCTGACCACCCACAGGAAGCTGAAGTTGCTTACTGCTAAAGCAAGCTCCTCCATCTGCACATTAGTCAGCTGAGCCAGGCTTCCAAATGCTACGTACACCACCGACCCTTGTGGCCTCGTGTCGAGCCAGTTAGTGCAGAGGAAATCATCTTTCGATTTGAAGAGATTCAGATCATAGTTGGTGTCTGATTTGATACGTTGGTCTAAGTAAATTGATGGAATAGTCGGACCAATTGTCAACACGCGACAAGCTTTCGACCACAATTCATTCTCCTGTAACGATAACCAGAGTAATTAGGACatgaacaagaacaagacatgGTTTAAAGAAGTTGTAAGAAAGAGAgggagtagagagagagatctaacATGAGGTTCCAACTCTTGGAAGCTATTAACGAGTACGAAATCAGCTTTTTCGAAATTTATAAACTGTTGAAGGACCATCTCAAAGTAAGCAGGGTAAGAtccagaaacagagaagaaagaaggcaAATCTTGAAGCTCAAGGAAAGGCAATTCCTTAATGGGAAGCTCCAAGCTTCCATTATTTAGGTAGGAAAGATAATAAACGTAGTTAACAGCACAAGGTTGCGTAAAGANNNNNNNNNNNNNNNNNNNNNNNNNNNNNNNNNNNNNNNNNNNNNNNNNNNNNNNNNNNNNNNNNNNNNNNNNNNNNNNNNNNNNNNNNNNNNNNNNNNNNNNNNNNNNNNNNNNNNNNNNNNNNNNNNNNNNNNNNNNNNNNNNNNNNNNNNNNNNNNNNNNNNNNNNNNNNNNNNNNNNNNNNNNNNNNNNNNNNNNNNNNNNNNNNNNNNNNNNNNNNNNNNNNNNNNNNNNNNNNNNNNNNNNNNNNNNNNNNNNNNNNNNNNNNNNNNNNNNNNNNNNNNNNNNNNNNNNNNNNNNNNNNNNNNNNNNNNNNNNNNNNNNNNNNNNNNNNNNNNNNNNNNNNNNNNNNNNNNNNNNNNNNNNNNNNNNNNNNNNNNNNNNNNNNNNNNNNNNNNNNNNNNNNNNNNNNNNNNNNNNNNNNNNNNNNNNNNNNNNNNNNNNNNNNNNNNNNNNNNNNNNNNNNNNNNNNNNNNNNNNNNNNNNNNNNNNNNNNNNNNNNNNNNNNNNNNNNNNNNNNNNNNNNNNNNNNNNNNNNNNNNNNNNNNNNNNNNNNNNNNNNNNNNNNNNNNNNNNNNNNNNNNNNNNNNNNNNNNNNNNNNNNNNNNNNNNNNNNNNNNNNNNNNNNNNNNNNNNNNNNNNNNNNNNNNNNNNNNNNNNNNNNNNNNNNNNNNNNNNNNNNNNNNNNNNNNNNNNNNNNNNNNNNNNNNNNNNNNNNNNNNNNNNNNNNNNNNNNNNNNNNNNNNNNNNNNNNNNNNNNNNNNNNNNNNNNNNNNNNNNNNNNNNNNNNNNNNNNNNNNNNNNNNNNNNNNNNNNNNNNNNNNNNNNNNNNNNNNNNNNNNNNNNNNNNNNNNNNNNNNNNNNNNNNNNNNNNNNNNNNNNNNNNNNNNNNNNNNNNNNNNNNNNNNNNNNNNNNNNNNNNNNNNNNNNNNNNNNNNNNNNNNNNNNNNNNNNNNNNNNNNNNNNNNNNNNNNNNNNNNNNNNNNNNNNNNNNNNNNNNNNNNNNNNNNNNNNNNNNNNNNNNNNNNNNNNNNNNNNNNNNNNNNNNNNNNNNNNNNNNNNNNNNNNNNNNNNNNNNNNNNNNNNNNNNNNNNNNNNNNNNNNNNNNNNNNNNNNNNNNNNNNNNNNNNNNNNNNNNNNNNNNNNNNNNNNNNNNNNNNNNNNNNNNNNNNNNNNNNNNNNNNNNNNNNNNNNNNNNNNNNNNNNNNNNNNNNNNNNNNNNNNNNNNNNNNNNNNNNNNNNNNNNNNNNNNNNNNNNNNNNNNNNNNNNNNNNNNNNNNNNNNNNNNNNNNNNNNNNNNNNNNNNNNNNNNNNNNNNNNNNNNNNNNNNNNNNNNNNNNNNNNNNNNNNNNNNNNNNNNNNNNNNNNNNNNNNNNNNNNN
This genomic window contains:
- the LOC104784955 gene encoding UDP-glycosyltransferase 74F2-like (The sequence of the model RefSeq protein was modified relative to this genomic sequence to represent the inferred CDS: added 34 bases not found in genome assembly); protein product: MEKKSGHVLAIPYPTQGHITPVRQFCKRLHYKGLKTTLALTTFVFNSIKPDQSGPISIATISDGYDHGGFDTADSIHDYLQNFKTCGSKTVADIIRKHQTSDNPITCIVYDAFMPWALDVAREFGLVASPFFTQPCAVNYVYYLSYLNNGSLELPIKELPFFELQDLPSFFSVSGSYPAYFEMVLQQFINFEKADFVLVNSFQELELHEKELWSKACSVLTIGPTIPSIYLDQRIKSDTNYDLNLFKSKDDFLCTNWLDTRPQGSVVYVAFGSLAQLTNVQMEELALAVSNFSFLWVVRSSEEAKLPSGFLETVNKDTSLVLKWSPQLQVLSHKAIGCFLTHCGWNSTMEALTFGVPMVTMPQWTDQPMNAKYIQDVWKAGVRVKTDKLSGIAKREEIEFSIKEAMEGERSVEMKRNVKKWRDLAVKSLNEGGSTDINIDTFVSKVERNKVIT